The Symphalangus syndactylus isolate Jambi chromosome 3, NHGRI_mSymSyn1-v2.1_pri, whole genome shotgun sequence genome has a segment encoding these proteins:
- the SH3GLB2 gene encoding endophilin-B2 isoform X20 — MDFNMKKLASDAGIFFTRAVQFTEEKFGQAEKTELDAHFENLLARADSTKNWTEKILRQTEVLLQPNPSARVEEFLYEKLDRKVPSRVTNGELLAQYMADAASELGPTTPYGKTLIKVAEAEKQLGAAERDFIHTASISFLTPLRNFLEGDWKTISKERRLLQNRRLDLDACKARLKKAKAAEAKATTVPDFQETRPRNYILSASASAAEQELRVAQTEFDRQAEVTRLLLEGISSTHVNHLRCLHEFVKSQTTYYAQCYRHMLDLQKQLGSSSLSTACLAWTLTGSLAREATRRARSLSPTWNCSARRVPPPPPRILAWAGEDGRSPATCLLVTQLFRVGRRIHPILSLPLVT, encoded by the exons TTCACGGAGGAGAAATTTGGCCAGGCTGAGAAGACTGAGCTTGATGCCCACTTTGAAAACCTTCTGGCCCGGGCAGACAGCACCAAGAACTGGACAGAGAAGATCTTGAGGCAGACAGAGGTGCTGCTGCAGCCCAACCCCA GTGCCCGAGTGGAGGAGTTCCTGTATGAGAAGCTGGACAGGAAGGTCCCCTCAAGGGTCACCAACGGGGAGCTGCTGGCTCAGTACATGGCAGACGCGGCCAGTGAGCTGGGGCCGACCACCCCCTATG GGAAGACACTGATCAAGGTGGCAGAAGCTGAAAAGCAACTGGGAGCCGCAGAGAGGGATTTTATCCACACGGCCTCCATCAGCTTCCTCACACCCTTGCGCAACTTCCTGGAGGGGGACTGGAAGACCATCTCG AAGGAGAGGCGGCTCCTCCAAAACCGGCGTCTGGACTTGGATGCCTGCAAAGCGAGGCTGAAGAAGGCCAAGGCTGCAGAAGCCAAAGCCACG ACGGTGCCTGACTTTCAGGAGACTAGACCTCGTAATTACATTCTCTCGGCCAGCGCCTCCGCG gccGAGCAGGAGCTCCGCGTGGCCCAGACAGAGTTTGACCGGCAAGCAGAAGTGACCCGTCTCTTGCTGGAGGGAATCAGTAGCACTCAT GTGAACCACCTGCGCTGCCTCCACGAGTTCGTCAAGTCTCAGACAACCTACTACGCACAGTGCTACCGCCACATGCTGGACTTGCAGAAGCAGCTGGGCAG CTCATCACTGTCTACAGCCTGCCTGGCATGGACCCTGACTGGCTCATTGGCGAGAGAGGCAACAAGAAGGGCAAGGTCCCTGTCACCTACTTGGAACTGCTCAGCTAGGCGGgttccccccccacccccccgcatTCTGGCCTGGGCAGGAGAGGATGGGCGCAGCCCTGCCACTTGTTTGTTGGTGACACAGCTGTTCAGAGTGGGGAGAAGAATTCACCCCATTCTGTCCCTGCCCCTAGTCACCTAG
- the SH3GLB2 gene encoding endophilin-B2 isoform X19 produces MDFNMKKLASDAGIFFTRAVQFTEEKFGQAEKTELDAHFENLLARADSTKNWTEKILRQTEVLLQPNPSARVEEFLYEKLDRKVPSRVTNGELLAQYMADAASELGPTTPYGKTLIKVAEAEKQLGAAERDFIHTASISFLTPLRNFLEGDWKTISTVPDFQETRPRNYILSASASAAEQELRVAQTEFDRQAEVTRLLLEGISSTHVNHLRCLHEFVKSQTTYYAQCYRHMLDLQKQLGRFPGTFVGTTEPASPPLSSTSPTTAAATMPVVPSVASLAPPGEASLCLEEVAPPASGTRKARVLYDYEAADSSELALLADELITVYSLPGMDPDWLIGERGNKKGKVPVTYLELLS; encoded by the exons TTCACGGAGGAGAAATTTGGCCAGGCTGAGAAGACTGAGCTTGATGCCCACTTTGAAAACCTTCTGGCCCGGGCAGACAGCACCAAGAACTGGACAGAGAAGATCTTGAGGCAGACAGAGGTGCTGCTGCAGCCCAACCCCA GTGCCCGAGTGGAGGAGTTCCTGTATGAGAAGCTGGACAGGAAGGTCCCCTCAAGGGTCACCAACGGGGAGCTGCTGGCTCAGTACATGGCAGACGCGGCCAGTGAGCTGGGGCCGACCACCCCCTATG GGAAGACACTGATCAAGGTGGCAGAAGCTGAAAAGCAACTGGGAGCCGCAGAGAGGGATTTTATCCACACGGCCTCCATCAGCTTCCTCACACCCTTGCGCAACTTCCTGGAGGGGGACTGGAAGACCATCTCG ACGGTGCCTGACTTTCAGGAGACTAGACCTCGTAATTACATTCTCTCGGCCAGCGCCTCCGCG gccGAGCAGGAGCTCCGCGTGGCCCAGACAGAGTTTGACCGGCAAGCAGAAGTGACCCGTCTCTTGCTGGAGGGAATCAGTAGCACTCAT GTGAACCACCTGCGCTGCCTCCACGAGTTCGTCAAGTCTCAGACAACCTACTACGCACAGTGCTACCGCCACATGCTGGACTTGCAGAAGCAGCTGGGCAG ATTTCCAGGCACCTTTGTGGGCACCACAGAGCCCGCCTCCCCGCCCCTGAGCAGCACCTCACCCACCACCGCTGCGGCCACTATGCCTGTGGTGCCCTCTGTGGCCAGCCTGGCCCCTCCAGGGGAGGCCTCGCTCTGCCTGGAAGAGGTGGCCCCCCCTGCCAGTGGGACCCGCAAAGCTCGGGTGCTCTATGACTACGAGGCAGCCGACAGCAGTGAGCTGGCCCTGCTGGCTGATGAG CTCATCACTGTCTACAGCCTGCCTGGCATGGACCCTGACTGGCTCATTGGCGAGAGAGGCAACAAGAAGGGCAAGGTCCCTGTCACCTACTTGGAACTGCTCAGCTAG
- the SH3GLB2 gene encoding endophilin-B2 isoform X4 produces MDFNMKKLASDAGIFFTRAVQFTEEKFGQAEKTELDAHFENLLARADSTKNWTEKILRQTEVLLQPNPSARVEEFLYEKLDRKVPSRVTNGELLAQYMADAASELGPTTPYGKTLIKVAEAEKQLGAAERDFIHTASISFLTPLRNFLEGDWKTISKERRLLQNRRLDLDACKARLKKAKAAEAKATCEGDTVPDFQETRPRNYILSASASALWNDEVDKAEQELRVAQTEFDRQAEVTRLLLEGISSTHVNHLRCLHEFVKSQTTYYAQCYRHMLDLQKQLGSSQGAIFPGTFVGTTEPASPPLSSTSPTTAAATMPVVPSVASLAPPGEASLCLEEVAPPASGTRKARVLYDYEAADSSELALLADELITVYSLPGMDPDWLIGERGNKKGKVPVTYLELLS; encoded by the exons TTCACGGAGGAGAAATTTGGCCAGGCTGAGAAGACTGAGCTTGATGCCCACTTTGAAAACCTTCTGGCCCGGGCAGACAGCACCAAGAACTGGACAGAGAAGATCTTGAGGCAGACAGAGGTGCTGCTGCAGCCCAACCCCA GTGCCCGAGTGGAGGAGTTCCTGTATGAGAAGCTGGACAGGAAGGTCCCCTCAAGGGTCACCAACGGGGAGCTGCTGGCTCAGTACATGGCAGACGCGGCCAGTGAGCTGGGGCCGACCACCCCCTATG GGAAGACACTGATCAAGGTGGCAGAAGCTGAAAAGCAACTGGGAGCCGCAGAGAGGGATTTTATCCACACGGCCTCCATCAGCTTCCTCACACCCTTGCGCAACTTCCTGGAGGGGGACTGGAAGACCATCTCG AAGGAGAGGCGGCTCCTCCAAAACCGGCGTCTGGACTTGGATGCCTGCAAAGCGAGGCTGAAGAAGGCCAAGGCTGCAGAAGCCAAAGCCACG TGTGAGGGAGAT ACGGTGCCTGACTTTCAGGAGACTAGACCTCGTAATTACATTCTCTCGGCCAGCGCCTCCGCG CTCTGGAATGATGAAGTGGACAAG gccGAGCAGGAGCTCCGCGTGGCCCAGACAGAGTTTGACCGGCAAGCAGAAGTGACCCGTCTCTTGCTGGAGGGAATCAGTAGCACTCAT GTGAACCACCTGCGCTGCCTCCACGAGTTCGTCAAGTCTCAGACAACCTACTACGCACAGTGCTACCGCCACATGCTGGACTTGCAGAAGCAGCTGGGCAG CTCCCAGGGTGCCAT ATTTCCAGGCACCTTTGTGGGCACCACAGAGCCCGCCTCCCCGCCCCTGAGCAGCACCTCACCCACCACCGCTGCGGCCACTATGCCTGTGGTGCCCTCTGTGGCCAGCCTGGCCCCTCCAGGGGAGGCCTCGCTCTGCCTGGAAGAGGTGGCCCCCCCTGCCAGTGGGACCCGCAAAGCTCGGGTGCTCTATGACTACGAGGCAGCCGACAGCAGTGAGCTGGCCCTGCTGGCTGATGAG CTCATCACTGTCTACAGCCTGCCTGGCATGGACCCTGACTGGCTCATTGGCGAGAGAGGCAACAAGAAGGGCAAGGTCCCTGTCACCTACTTGGAACTGCTCAGCTAG
- the SH3GLB2 gene encoding endophilin-B2 isoform X13 yields MDFNMKKLASDAGIFFTRAVQFTEEKFGQAEKTELDAHFENLLARADSTKNWTEKILRQTEVLLQPNPSARVEEFLYEKLDRKVPSRVTNGELLAQYMADAASELGPTTPYGKTLIKVAEAEKQLGAAERDFIHTASISFLTPLRNFLEGDWKTISKERRLLQNRRLDLDACKARLKKAKAAEAKATLWNDEVDKAEQELRVAQTEFDRQAEVTRLLLEGISSTHVNHLRCLHEFVKSQTTYYAQCYRHMLDLQKQLGSSQGAIFPGTFVGTTEPASPPLSSTSPTTAAATMPVVPSVASLAPPGEASLCLEEVAPPASGTRKARVLYDYEAADSSELALLADELITVYSLPGMDPDWLIGERGNKKGKVPVTYLELLS; encoded by the exons TTCACGGAGGAGAAATTTGGCCAGGCTGAGAAGACTGAGCTTGATGCCCACTTTGAAAACCTTCTGGCCCGGGCAGACAGCACCAAGAACTGGACAGAGAAGATCTTGAGGCAGACAGAGGTGCTGCTGCAGCCCAACCCCA GTGCCCGAGTGGAGGAGTTCCTGTATGAGAAGCTGGACAGGAAGGTCCCCTCAAGGGTCACCAACGGGGAGCTGCTGGCTCAGTACATGGCAGACGCGGCCAGTGAGCTGGGGCCGACCACCCCCTATG GGAAGACACTGATCAAGGTGGCAGAAGCTGAAAAGCAACTGGGAGCCGCAGAGAGGGATTTTATCCACACGGCCTCCATCAGCTTCCTCACACCCTTGCGCAACTTCCTGGAGGGGGACTGGAAGACCATCTCG AAGGAGAGGCGGCTCCTCCAAAACCGGCGTCTGGACTTGGATGCCTGCAAAGCGAGGCTGAAGAAGGCCAAGGCTGCAGAAGCCAAAGCCACG CTCTGGAATGATGAAGTGGACAAG gccGAGCAGGAGCTCCGCGTGGCCCAGACAGAGTTTGACCGGCAAGCAGAAGTGACCCGTCTCTTGCTGGAGGGAATCAGTAGCACTCAT GTGAACCACCTGCGCTGCCTCCACGAGTTCGTCAAGTCTCAGACAACCTACTACGCACAGTGCTACCGCCACATGCTGGACTTGCAGAAGCAGCTGGGCAG CTCCCAGGGTGCCAT ATTTCCAGGCACCTTTGTGGGCACCACAGAGCCCGCCTCCCCGCCCCTGAGCAGCACCTCACCCACCACCGCTGCGGCCACTATGCCTGTGGTGCCCTCTGTGGCCAGCCTGGCCCCTCCAGGGGAGGCCTCGCTCTGCCTGGAAGAGGTGGCCCCCCCTGCCAGTGGGACCCGCAAAGCTCGGGTGCTCTATGACTACGAGGCAGCCGACAGCAGTGAGCTGGCCCTGCTGGCTGATGAG CTCATCACTGTCTACAGCCTGCCTGGCATGGACCCTGACTGGCTCATTGGCGAGAGAGGCAACAAGAAGGGCAAGGTCCCTGTCACCTACTTGGAACTGCTCAGCTAG
- the SH3GLB2 gene encoding endophilin-B2 isoform X6: MDFNMKKLASDAGIFFTRAVQFTEEKFGQAEKTELDAHFENLLARADSTKNWTEKILRQTEVLLQPNPSARVEEFLYEKLDRKVPSRVTNGELLAQYMADAASELGPTTPYGKTLIKVAEAEKQLGAAERDFIHTASISFLTPLRNFLEGDWKTISKERRLLQNRRLDLDACKARLKKAKAAEAKATTVPDFQETRPRNYILSASASALWNDEVDKAEQELRVAQTEFDRQAEVTRLLLEGISSTHVNHLRCLHEFVKSQTTYYAQCYRHMLDLQKQLGSSQGAIFPGTFVGTTEPASPPLSSTSPTTAAATMPVVPSVASLAPPGEASLCLEEVAPPASGTRKARVLYDYEAADSSELALLADELITVYSLPGMDPDWLIGERGNKKGKVPVTYLELLS, translated from the exons TTCACGGAGGAGAAATTTGGCCAGGCTGAGAAGACTGAGCTTGATGCCCACTTTGAAAACCTTCTGGCCCGGGCAGACAGCACCAAGAACTGGACAGAGAAGATCTTGAGGCAGACAGAGGTGCTGCTGCAGCCCAACCCCA GTGCCCGAGTGGAGGAGTTCCTGTATGAGAAGCTGGACAGGAAGGTCCCCTCAAGGGTCACCAACGGGGAGCTGCTGGCTCAGTACATGGCAGACGCGGCCAGTGAGCTGGGGCCGACCACCCCCTATG GGAAGACACTGATCAAGGTGGCAGAAGCTGAAAAGCAACTGGGAGCCGCAGAGAGGGATTTTATCCACACGGCCTCCATCAGCTTCCTCACACCCTTGCGCAACTTCCTGGAGGGGGACTGGAAGACCATCTCG AAGGAGAGGCGGCTCCTCCAAAACCGGCGTCTGGACTTGGATGCCTGCAAAGCGAGGCTGAAGAAGGCCAAGGCTGCAGAAGCCAAAGCCACG ACGGTGCCTGACTTTCAGGAGACTAGACCTCGTAATTACATTCTCTCGGCCAGCGCCTCCGCG CTCTGGAATGATGAAGTGGACAAG gccGAGCAGGAGCTCCGCGTGGCCCAGACAGAGTTTGACCGGCAAGCAGAAGTGACCCGTCTCTTGCTGGAGGGAATCAGTAGCACTCAT GTGAACCACCTGCGCTGCCTCCACGAGTTCGTCAAGTCTCAGACAACCTACTACGCACAGTGCTACCGCCACATGCTGGACTTGCAGAAGCAGCTGGGCAG CTCCCAGGGTGCCAT ATTTCCAGGCACCTTTGTGGGCACCACAGAGCCCGCCTCCCCGCCCCTGAGCAGCACCTCACCCACCACCGCTGCGGCCACTATGCCTGTGGTGCCCTCTGTGGCCAGCCTGGCCCCTCCAGGGGAGGCCTCGCTCTGCCTGGAAGAGGTGGCCCCCCCTGCCAGTGGGACCCGCAAAGCTCGGGTGCTCTATGACTACGAGGCAGCCGACAGCAGTGAGCTGGCCCTGCTGGCTGATGAG CTCATCACTGTCTACAGCCTGCCTGGCATGGACCCTGACTGGCTCATTGGCGAGAGAGGCAACAAGAAGGGCAAGGTCCCTGTCACCTACTTGGAACTGCTCAGCTAG
- the SH3GLB2 gene encoding endophilin-B2 isoform X8 has protein sequence MDFNMKKLASDAGIFFTRAVQFTEEKFGQAEKTELDAHFENLLARADSTKNWTEKILRQTEVLLQPNPSARVEEFLYEKLDRKVPSRVTNGELLAQYMADAASELGPTTPYGKTLIKVAEAEKQLGAAERDFIHTASISFLTPLRNFLEGDWKTISKERRLLQNRRLDLDACKARLKKAKAAEAKATTVPDFQETRPRNYILSASASALWNDEVDKAEQELRVAQTEFDRQAEVTRLLLEGISSTHVNHLRCLHEFVKSQTTYYAQCYRHMLDLQKQLGRFPGTFVGTTEPASPPLSSTSPTTAAATMPVVPSVASLAPPGEASLCLEEVAPPASGTRKARVLYDYEAADSSELALLADELITVYSLPGMDPDWLIGERGNKKGKVPVTYLELLS, from the exons TTCACGGAGGAGAAATTTGGCCAGGCTGAGAAGACTGAGCTTGATGCCCACTTTGAAAACCTTCTGGCCCGGGCAGACAGCACCAAGAACTGGACAGAGAAGATCTTGAGGCAGACAGAGGTGCTGCTGCAGCCCAACCCCA GTGCCCGAGTGGAGGAGTTCCTGTATGAGAAGCTGGACAGGAAGGTCCCCTCAAGGGTCACCAACGGGGAGCTGCTGGCTCAGTACATGGCAGACGCGGCCAGTGAGCTGGGGCCGACCACCCCCTATG GGAAGACACTGATCAAGGTGGCAGAAGCTGAAAAGCAACTGGGAGCCGCAGAGAGGGATTTTATCCACACGGCCTCCATCAGCTTCCTCACACCCTTGCGCAACTTCCTGGAGGGGGACTGGAAGACCATCTCG AAGGAGAGGCGGCTCCTCCAAAACCGGCGTCTGGACTTGGATGCCTGCAAAGCGAGGCTGAAGAAGGCCAAGGCTGCAGAAGCCAAAGCCACG ACGGTGCCTGACTTTCAGGAGACTAGACCTCGTAATTACATTCTCTCGGCCAGCGCCTCCGCG CTCTGGAATGATGAAGTGGACAAG gccGAGCAGGAGCTCCGCGTGGCCCAGACAGAGTTTGACCGGCAAGCAGAAGTGACCCGTCTCTTGCTGGAGGGAATCAGTAGCACTCAT GTGAACCACCTGCGCTGCCTCCACGAGTTCGTCAAGTCTCAGACAACCTACTACGCACAGTGCTACCGCCACATGCTGGACTTGCAGAAGCAGCTGGGCAG ATTTCCAGGCACCTTTGTGGGCACCACAGAGCCCGCCTCCCCGCCCCTGAGCAGCACCTCACCCACCACCGCTGCGGCCACTATGCCTGTGGTGCCCTCTGTGGCCAGCCTGGCCCCTCCAGGGGAGGCCTCGCTCTGCCTGGAAGAGGTGGCCCCCCCTGCCAGTGGGACCCGCAAAGCTCGGGTGCTCTATGACTACGAGGCAGCCGACAGCAGTGAGCTGGCCCTGCTGGCTGATGAG CTCATCACTGTCTACAGCCTGCCTGGCATGGACCCTGACTGGCTCATTGGCGAGAGAGGCAACAAGAAGGGCAAGGTCCCTGTCACCTACTTGGAACTGCTCAGCTAG
- the SH3GLB2 gene encoding endophilin-B2 isoform X10 has protein sequence MDFNMKKLASDAGIFFTRAVQFTEEKFGQAEKTELDAHFENLLARADSTKNWTEKILRQTEVLLQPNPSARVEEFLYEKLDRKVPSRVTNGELLAQYMADAASELGPTTPYGKTLIKVAEAEKQLGAAERDFIHTASISFLTPLRNFLEGDWKTISKERRLLQNRRLDLDACKARLKKAKAAEAKATTVPDFQETRPRNYILSASASAAEQELRVAQTEFDRQAEVTRLLLEGISSTHVNHLRCLHEFVKSQTTYYAQCYRHMLDLQKQLGRFPGTFVGTTEPASPPLSSTSPTTAAATMPVVPSVASLAPPGEASLCLEEVAPPASGTRKARVLYDYEAADSSELALLADELITVYSLPGMDPDWLIGERGNKKGKVPVTYLELLS, from the exons TTCACGGAGGAGAAATTTGGCCAGGCTGAGAAGACTGAGCTTGATGCCCACTTTGAAAACCTTCTGGCCCGGGCAGACAGCACCAAGAACTGGACAGAGAAGATCTTGAGGCAGACAGAGGTGCTGCTGCAGCCCAACCCCA GTGCCCGAGTGGAGGAGTTCCTGTATGAGAAGCTGGACAGGAAGGTCCCCTCAAGGGTCACCAACGGGGAGCTGCTGGCTCAGTACATGGCAGACGCGGCCAGTGAGCTGGGGCCGACCACCCCCTATG GGAAGACACTGATCAAGGTGGCAGAAGCTGAAAAGCAACTGGGAGCCGCAGAGAGGGATTTTATCCACACGGCCTCCATCAGCTTCCTCACACCCTTGCGCAACTTCCTGGAGGGGGACTGGAAGACCATCTCG AAGGAGAGGCGGCTCCTCCAAAACCGGCGTCTGGACTTGGATGCCTGCAAAGCGAGGCTGAAGAAGGCCAAGGCTGCAGAAGCCAAAGCCACG ACGGTGCCTGACTTTCAGGAGACTAGACCTCGTAATTACATTCTCTCGGCCAGCGCCTCCGCG gccGAGCAGGAGCTCCGCGTGGCCCAGACAGAGTTTGACCGGCAAGCAGAAGTGACCCGTCTCTTGCTGGAGGGAATCAGTAGCACTCAT GTGAACCACCTGCGCTGCCTCCACGAGTTCGTCAAGTCTCAGACAACCTACTACGCACAGTGCTACCGCCACATGCTGGACTTGCAGAAGCAGCTGGGCAG ATTTCCAGGCACCTTTGTGGGCACCACAGAGCCCGCCTCCCCGCCCCTGAGCAGCACCTCACCCACCACCGCTGCGGCCACTATGCCTGTGGTGCCCTCTGTGGCCAGCCTGGCCCCTCCAGGGGAGGCCTCGCTCTGCCTGGAAGAGGTGGCCCCCCCTGCCAGTGGGACCCGCAAAGCTCGGGTGCTCTATGACTACGAGGCAGCCGACAGCAGTGAGCTGGCCCTGCTGGCTGATGAG CTCATCACTGTCTACAGCCTGCCTGGCATGGACCCTGACTGGCTCATTGGCGAGAGAGGCAACAAGAAGGGCAAGGTCCCTGTCACCTACTTGGAACTGCTCAGCTAG
- the SH3GLB2 gene encoding endophilin-B2 isoform X12, producing the protein MGGWCHESLMAISHAWIVRPEARSCFFSAPQEFTEEKFGQAEKTELDAHFENLLARADSTKNWTEKILRQTEVLLQPNPSARVEEFLYEKLDRKVPSRVTNGELLAQYMADAASELGPTTPYGKTLIKVAEAEKQLGAAERDFIHTASISFLTPLRNFLEGDWKTISTVPDFQETRPRNYILSASASALWNDEVDKAEQELRVAQTEFDRQAEVTRLLLEGISSTHVNHLRCLHEFVKSQTTYYAQCYRHMLDLQKQLGSSQGAIFPGTFVGTTEPASPPLSSTSPTTAAATMPVVPSVASLAPPGEASLCLEEVAPPASGTRKARVLYDYEAADSSELALLADELITVYSLPGMDPDWLIGERGNKKGKVPVTYLELLS; encoded by the exons TTCACGGAGGAGAAATTTGGCCAGGCTGAGAAGACTGAGCTTGATGCCCACTTTGAAAACCTTCTGGCCCGGGCAGACAGCACCAAGAACTGGACAGAGAAGATCTTGAGGCAGACAGAGGTGCTGCTGCAGCCCAACCCCA GTGCCCGAGTGGAGGAGTTCCTGTATGAGAAGCTGGACAGGAAGGTCCCCTCAAGGGTCACCAACGGGGAGCTGCTGGCTCAGTACATGGCAGACGCGGCCAGTGAGCTGGGGCCGACCACCCCCTATG GGAAGACACTGATCAAGGTGGCAGAAGCTGAAAAGCAACTGGGAGCCGCAGAGAGGGATTTTATCCACACGGCCTCCATCAGCTTCCTCACACCCTTGCGCAACTTCCTGGAGGGGGACTGGAAGACCATCTCG ACGGTGCCTGACTTTCAGGAGACTAGACCTCGTAATTACATTCTCTCGGCCAGCGCCTCCGCG CTCTGGAATGATGAAGTGGACAAG gccGAGCAGGAGCTCCGCGTGGCCCAGACAGAGTTTGACCGGCAAGCAGAAGTGACCCGTCTCTTGCTGGAGGGAATCAGTAGCACTCAT GTGAACCACCTGCGCTGCCTCCACGAGTTCGTCAAGTCTCAGACAACCTACTACGCACAGTGCTACCGCCACATGCTGGACTTGCAGAAGCAGCTGGGCAG CTCCCAGGGTGCCAT ATTTCCAGGCACCTTTGTGGGCACCACAGAGCCCGCCTCCCCGCCCCTGAGCAGCACCTCACCCACCACCGCTGCGGCCACTATGCCTGTGGTGCCCTCTGTGGCCAGCCTGGCCCCTCCAGGGGAGGCCTCGCTCTGCCTGGAAGAGGTGGCCCCCCCTGCCAGTGGGACCCGCAAAGCTCGGGTGCTCTATGACTACGAGGCAGCCGACAGCAGTGAGCTGGCCCTGCTGGCTGATGAG CTCATCACTGTCTACAGCCTGCCTGGCATGGACCCTGACTGGCTCATTGGCGAGAGAGGCAACAAGAAGGGCAAGGTCCCTGTCACCTACTTGGAACTGCTCAGCTAG
- the SH3GLB2 gene encoding endophilin-B2 isoform X16, whose product MGGWCHESLMAISHAWIVRPEARSCFFSAPQEFTEEKFGQAEKTELDAHFENLLARADSTKNWTEKILRQTEVLLQPNPSARVEEFLYEKLDRKVPSRVTNGELLAQYMADAASELGPTTPYGKTLIKVAEAEKQLGAAERDFIHTASISFLTPLRNFLEGDWKTISTVPDFQETRPRNYILSASASAAEQELRVAQTEFDRQAEVTRLLLEGISSTHVNHLRCLHEFVKSQTTYYAQCYRHMLDLQKQLGRFPGTFVGTTEPASPPLSSTSPTTAAATMPVVPSVASLAPPGEASLCLEEVAPPASGTRKARVLYDYEAADSSELALLADELITVYSLPGMDPDWLIGERGNKKGKVPVTYLELLS is encoded by the exons TTCACGGAGGAGAAATTTGGCCAGGCTGAGAAGACTGAGCTTGATGCCCACTTTGAAAACCTTCTGGCCCGGGCAGACAGCACCAAGAACTGGACAGAGAAGATCTTGAGGCAGACAGAGGTGCTGCTGCAGCCCAACCCCA GTGCCCGAGTGGAGGAGTTCCTGTATGAGAAGCTGGACAGGAAGGTCCCCTCAAGGGTCACCAACGGGGAGCTGCTGGCTCAGTACATGGCAGACGCGGCCAGTGAGCTGGGGCCGACCACCCCCTATG GGAAGACACTGATCAAGGTGGCAGAAGCTGAAAAGCAACTGGGAGCCGCAGAGAGGGATTTTATCCACACGGCCTCCATCAGCTTCCTCACACCCTTGCGCAACTTCCTGGAGGGGGACTGGAAGACCATCTCG ACGGTGCCTGACTTTCAGGAGACTAGACCTCGTAATTACATTCTCTCGGCCAGCGCCTCCGCG gccGAGCAGGAGCTCCGCGTGGCCCAGACAGAGTTTGACCGGCAAGCAGAAGTGACCCGTCTCTTGCTGGAGGGAATCAGTAGCACTCAT GTGAACCACCTGCGCTGCCTCCACGAGTTCGTCAAGTCTCAGACAACCTACTACGCACAGTGCTACCGCCACATGCTGGACTTGCAGAAGCAGCTGGGCAG ATTTCCAGGCACCTTTGTGGGCACCACAGAGCCCGCCTCCCCGCCCCTGAGCAGCACCTCACCCACCACCGCTGCGGCCACTATGCCTGTGGTGCCCTCTGTGGCCAGCCTGGCCCCTCCAGGGGAGGCCTCGCTCTGCCTGGAAGAGGTGGCCCCCCCTGCCAGTGGGACCCGCAAAGCTCGGGTGCTCTATGACTACGAGGCAGCCGACAGCAGTGAGCTGGCCCTGCTGGCTGATGAG CTCATCACTGTCTACAGCCTGCCTGGCATGGACCCTGACTGGCTCATTGGCGAGAGAGGCAACAAGAAGGGCAAGGTCCCTGTCACCTACTTGGAACTGCTCAGCTAG